The nucleotide sequence GCCAGTCCGTGGCGTACACGTAGTCCCGGCGACGGAACCGGTAGAGGTCGCCGGACAGGCGCAATGGCTGCATCACGCTGGCGAGGGGATGCGCCGTGGCGCGCTCGTCGAAGAAGGGCAACGGCGGCACGCCGAAGCCGGTGTCGTCGACGCCGACGTACCACTGCCGCTCGGCGTCGTTCACGACGTCCCAGCAGGACTCGCCGTCGATGGGCACGACCGCATCGAGGTAGACCAGCGCGTCGACGCGGTCGGGGATGCGGTCGGCGACCCCGGTGATCACCATGCCGCCGTAGCTGTGTCCGACGAGCACGAGGTCGTCGACGTCGCGTGCGTCGGCGTCGATCGCGGCGAGAGTGTCCGCGAGGTGCGTGTCGAGGTTGACCCCGCCGGGCAGGAGGTGCGCCCGTTCGGCCACACCGGTGAGGGTGAGCCCGAGGACGCGGTGACCGGCGGACCGCAACCCCGCCGCCAGGCCGTCGAAGCACCACGCGCCGTGGCACATTCCGGGAACGAGGACGAAGGTGGTCACGAGAGCGCTCCTTTGGAGGTCGATGGGTGGTGCGTCCGTCGGCCTCCAGCGTCGGCCGGATCCTTCGAGAAGTCCAAGACATCTTCGTTCGGCTTTCTATAATCATCGCTTATGGAATTGCGGCAGCTCGACTACTTCGTCGCCGTGGCGGAGGAGGCCAACTTCACGCGGGCCGCCGAACGCGAACACGTCGCGCAGCCCGCGGTCAGCGCCCAAATCCGGCGTCTGGAACGCGAACTCGGCCAGCCGCTGTTCGACCGCAACCGGCGCGCGGTGCGACTCACCGCGGCGGGGGAGGCGCTCCTGCCGCACGCCCGGGCTGCCCTGCGCGCCGTCGGTGACGCCCGCACGGCGGTGGCCGAGCTCGGCGATCTGGTGCGGGGCTCGATCACCGTCGGCAGCGTCACGGCGCACGACTTCGACATGGCCGGCCTGCTGGCCGACTTCCACCGCGAACATCCGCTCGTCGACATCACGCTCGGCACCGATGACTCCGACGCCCTGGTCGACGGCATCCGGTCCGGCCGTCTCGACGCCGCGATCCTGTCGGTGGGCACGGATCTCCCAGTGGGCCTGGCCGCCGAGGTGGTCACTGATCAGCGGATCGTGGCGGCCGTCGCCGGGACGCACGCCTGGCGGCGACGCCGTGGCATCGCCGTCGCCGACCTGGCCGACCAGCCGGTGATCGCGCTGCCCGTCGGCACCGGGATCCGTCGCCTGCTCGACGACGCCTGCGCCGCGGGGGGCGTGACGGTGCGCGTCGCCCTGGAGGCCTCGACGCCGCAGGCGCTGGCCGACCTGGCCGCGCGCGGGCTCGGCGTGGCGATCCTGCCGGAATCGGCGGCCACGGCCCGTCCGGAGCTGCATGCCGTCGTCCTCGCGCCGCCGTTGCGCGGCCGGCTGGTCTTCGCCTGGCGCGCCGCCGGCCCGATGAGTCCGGCGGCGCGGGTGCTGGTCGGGATGGCTCGCCGCCGTCTGCGCGTCGGTGGGCCCGCATAGAGTGAGGGCCGTGAGCCCCGCCAAGACCGCGACGACGAGCACCGCCGCCGAATCCGCCGCCGCCAAGCCCACGCTGATGCTGCTCGACGGCAACTCCCTGGCGTTCCGGGCGTTCTACGCGCTGCCCGCCGAGAACTTCAAGACCCAGGGCGGTCTGACCACCAACGCGGTGTACGGCTTCACCGCCATGCTGATCAATCTGCTGCGCGACGAGCAGCCGACGCACGTCGCCGCCGCCTTCGACGTGTCGCGCCAGACGTTCCGCATGGACAAGTACCCCGAGTACAAGGCCGGCCGGTCGGCGACGCCGGACGAGTTCCGCGGCCAGATCGACATCACCAAGGAGGTGCTCGGCGCCCTCGGCATCACCGTGCTCGCCGAGCCGGGCTTCGAGGCCGACGACATCATCGCCACGCTCGCCACGCAGGCCGAGGCGGAGGGCTTCCGGGTGCTCGTCGTGACGGGCGACCGCGACTCGCTGCAACTGGTCAGCGACGACGTCACGGTGCTCTACCCGCGCAAGGGCGTCAGCGAGCTGACGCGCTTCACCCCGGAGGCCGTCGTCGAGAAGTACGGGCTGACCCCGACGCAGTACCCCGACTTCGCGGCGCTGCGCGGCGACCCCAGCGACAACCTGCCGGGCATCCCCGGGGTGGGGGAGAAGACGGCATCCAAGTGGATCGTCGAGTACGGCTCGCTGCAGGACCTCGTCGACAACGTCGACAAGGTGAAGGGCAAGGTCGGAGACTCGTTGCGCGCCAACCTGTCCCACGTCATCCTCAATCGCGAGCTGACCGATCTGGTCAAGGACGTGCCGCTGGCGCAGACGCCGGACACGCTGCGCATGCAGCCCTGGAACCGCGACCAGATCCACCGCTTGTTCGACGACCTCGAGTTCCGCGTCCTGCGCGACCGGCTCTTCGAGACGCTCGCCTCCGCCGATCCCGAGGTGGAGGCCGGCTTCGACGTCCGCGGCGGCGTGCTGGAGCCGGGCACGCTGGCGACCTGGCTGGCCGCGCACGGCCACGGTGACCGGTTCGGCATGGCGGTCGTCGGCACCCACCTCGCCTTCGACGCCGACGCCACGGCGCTGGCGATCGTCGCCGCCGACGGTGAGGGCCTCTATCTGGACACTGCCACGCTGCAGCCCGACGACGAGGCCGCCCTGGCTTCCTGGCTCGCCGACCCGGGGCCGCCGAAGGCGCTGCACGAGGCCAAGCTCGCGATGCACGACCTGGAGGGTCGCGGCTGGACGCTGCGGGGCGTCACCTCGGACACGGCGCTGGCGGCCTACCTGGTCCGGCCCGGGCAGCGCAGCTTCGCCCTCGACGACCTGTCGGTGCGCTATCTGCGTCGTGAGTTGCGTGCGGAAAGCCCCGAGCAGCAACAACTCTCGCTGCTGGACGACTCCGAGGGCGTCGACGACCAGGCGGTGCAGACGCTGATCCTGCGCGCGTCGGCCGTCATGGACCTCGCGAACGCGCTCGACGAGGAACTGGCCCGCATCGATTCATCCTCACTGCTCGGGCAGATGGAACTCCCGGTGCAGCGCACGCTGGCCGAGATGGAGTCGGCGGGCATCGCCGTCGACCTCGAGTTGCTCGGCCAGCTGCAGAGCCAATTCGGCGACCAGATCCGCGACGCGGCCGAGGCGGCGTACGAGGTGATCGGCAAGCAGATCAACCTGGGCTCGCCCAAGCAGCTGCAGGTGGTGTTGTTCGACGAACTCGAGATGCCGAAGACCAAGAAGACGAAGACCGGTTACACCACCGACGCCGACGCCCTGCAGGGCCTCTTCGACAAGACCGGCCACCCGTTCCTCCAGCACCTGCTGACCCACCGGGACGCCACGCGGCTCAAGGTGACGGTCGACGGGCTGCTGAACTCGGTGGCCTCCGACGGTCGCATCCACACCACGTTCAACCAGACCATCGCCGCAACGGGACGGTTGTCCTCGACCGAGCCGAACCTGCAGAACATTCCCATCCGGACCGAGGCGGGCCGGCAGATCCGCGACGCGTTCGTGGTGGGGAACGGCTACGCCGAGCTGATGACCGCCGACTACAGCCAGATCGAGATGCGCATCATGGCGCACCTGTCCGGTGACCAGGGCCTGATCGAGGCCTTCAACACCGGCGAGGACCTGCACTCGTTCGTCGCGTCGCGGGCGTTCGACGTGCCGATCGACGAGGTGAACGCCGAACTGCGCCGCCGGGTGAAGGCGATGTCCTACGGACTGGCCTACGGGTTGAGCGCCTACGGCCTCGCCGCCCAGCTGAAGATCAGCACCGACGAGGCGAAGGTGCAGATGGATCAGTACTTCGCCCGGTTCGGCGGCATCCGCGACTACCTGCGTGACGTGGTGGACCAGGCCCGCAAGGACGGCTACACCTCCACGGTGTTCGGACGCCGGCGCTACCTGCCCGAACTCGACAGCAGCAACCGCAACGTGCGCGAGGCCGCCGAGCGTGCGGCGCTCAACGCGCCGATCCAGGGCAGCGCCGCCGACATCATCAAGGTGGCGATGATCAACGTCGACGCGGCGATCAAGAAGGCGGGTCTGTCGTCGCGGGTGCTCCTGCAGGTGCACGACGAACTGCTCCTCGAGGTCGCCGACGGGGAGCACGACGATCTCGAACGCCTCGTCCGGCACGAGATGGGCAGTGCGTACTCGTTGGACGTGCCGCTCGAGGTGTCGGTGGGCTACGGCCGCAGCTGGGACGCGGCAGCGCACTAGGGCGCGTCGGCGTCCACTCGGGCGCGGGCGGCGGCCCGGGTGTCCTCCGGCTGCGGGGTGTCCTCCGCCCGTGGCGCCCCGCGCGGCAGGTGGTGTTCGTGGGCGATGAGTTCGCGCGGCGCCGTGGGCAAACGCCAATGGAAGGTGATGGCCGCCAGCCGCAGCAGCGTGGCGACCAGGGACCCGACGACGACGCCGAGCCACTGCGAACCCGCGTGGTCGATCAGCACGTACAGCACCGATCCGAGGATGGCGGGAGCGGCGTACATGTCGTCCGGACCCATGACCATGGGCACGTCGCGGGCGACGACGTCGCGGATCACGCTCCCCGCCACGGCACTCACCACGCCGAGCACGGCCGCCGCGAACCAACTCGCCCCGTGATCGACCGAGATGGCGGCACCCGACGTCGCGAAGAACCCCATCCCGACCGCGTCGAGGACGACGACGAGCTGGGTCAGCTTGACGACGGTGCGGGCGAACACCGTCGCGATGACCGACACCAGTACGCACAGCGTGATGTCCGGCCAGCGCTGCAGCGAGGTCGGCGGGTCGACGTCGATGAGCACGTCACGCAGGACACCGCCCCCGACGCCGGTGAGCACGGCCATGGTCGCGATGCCGAACAGGTCGAAGCCCTTGCGAATGCCCACGACGGACCCGGACGCGGCGAGGACCGCGATCCCGGCGTAGTCGACGACGTGTTGGAGCACGTCCGCACGCTATGTCGGCGAGCTGGACGGCCGCTGTGACGCCACGGTGCGGCGCGGCTCAGCCGAGACCGGGATGGGGTGTTGGCCACCGCAGTGCCGGTGCCGCGGCGCGTGCGGCGTGCACGGCGTAAGCCTCCTCGATCAGCAGCTGCTGCACGCGGGCGTCCCCGAATCCCCGATCGAGGCGATCGCGGACGAAGGCGAGTTCGGTGACCTGGACGGCGAACGCCCGCACCGCCGCGGCCGCGTCAGCACCGTGGCGGCGACGCACCTCGGCGACGGCGGCGGTGCGGGTGCGCAGCGACCCGAGCCACGTCGCCTCGCCGGCGGTGACGAGTCCGGCGGCCACCATGCCGGGCAGTTTCTCGGCGACGACGCGCTGTTCGCGCCGGCGTCCGTAGACGGCGAGCCCGACGGCGAGGCCGAAGATCGGCACCATCCACAGGACGTACACCCCGAGGTAGGCCCCGAAGCCGACCAGCGAGGAACCGTTCCACAGTCCGTGCAGCAGGACCGCCGCCGCATATCCGGTCCCGAGCGCGCCGAGGCGCACGACGGCGCTGCGCTGCTGCAGGGCGACGTACACGCCGAAGGCGAACATCGTCGTGAACAACGGGTGGGCGAACGGCGCCATGACGAGCCGCAACGCCGCCGTGACCAGTGCGTCGCCGACGGACTCGCCGTTCGCGATGTAGAGGATGTCCTCGAGCCAGGCGAAGCCCGCCCTCACCAGACCGGCGTACACCAGGCAGTCGGTGAGCGAGTTCATCTCGTGGCGGCGCCGACCGGTCAGCATGAGGAGCAGGAAGGCGCACTTGGCCGCCTCCTCGATGAGCGGCGCGCCGATGACGACGGAGAACGCGCTCGTCGAGCCGTCGTCGGCGGCCGCCGGCGCGACCACGGCCTCGAGCCACAGTCCGAGGACCAGGGACAGCACCACCGCCACCGACGCACCCCACAGGAACGCGAAGACCAGGAGCCGCAGCGGCTCGGGTTCCCAGCGGTCCAGCCACAGGTAGGCCGCCACGACGACCGCGATCGCGAGGCTGGCGAGCACGAAGCCGATCGCGGTACCGATTGGATTCAGCGCCGTGAGGCCGATGACGATCAACCCGGTGACGAGACCCATCAGGATCAGCACGCCGATCGGCGCACCGACCTTTCGCAGGCGCCGGGGCAGCGGCATCGAGGCGTAGGGGCGAGGCACCGGAGGCATGTGCACGACGGTCACGGTAGCGGTGCCGACGGACCGGGTTTGTCCAGCGTGTACCCAGGCGAGTAGTCTCGACGGGTACCTGTGTGCGTCATCGCGATCATCGCTGGTACGACACCTCGGCGCAGCCGCGCCGAAGCCAATGATAGCCGTCCCTACGAGAAAACCTGTCCGGAGCCACCCACCACATGCCAAGTCCCTCCGTCACCTCGCCGCAAGTAGCCGTCAACGACATCGGCTCGGCTGAGGACTTCCTCGCCGCCATCGACAAGACCATCAAGTACTTCAACGATGGCGACATCGTCGAGGGGACCATCGTCAAGGTCGACCGCGACGAAGTCCTGCTCGACATCGGTTACAAGACCGAAGGCGTCATCCCTTCCCGCGAACTCTCGATCAAGCACGACGTCGACCCCTCCGAGGTCGTCTCCGTCGGCGACGAGGTCGAAGCCCTGGTCCTCACCAAGGAGGACAAGGAAGGTCGCCTGATCCTGTCCAAGAAGCGCGCTCAGTACGAGCGGGCCTGGGGCACCATCGAGGAACTCAAGGAAAAGGACGAGGCCGTCAAGGGCACCGTCATCGAGGTCGTCAAGGGTGGCCTCATCCTCGACATCGGCCTGCGCGGCTTCCTGCCCGCGTCGCTGGTCGAGATGCGGCGCGTCCGCGATCTGCAGCCGTACATCGGTCGCGAGATCGAGGCGAAGATCATCGAGCTGGACAAGAACCGCAACAACGTCGTGCTCTCCCGCCGCGCCTGGCTCGAGCAGACCCAGTCCGAGGTGCGCAGCGAGTTCCTCAACCAGCTGCAGAAGGGCGCCATCCGCAAGGGCGTCGTGTCCTCGATCGTCAACTTCGGCGCGTTCGTCGACCTCGGCGGCGTCGACGGCCTTGTGCACGTCTCCGAGCTGTCCTGGAAGCACATCGACCACCCGTCCGAGGTCGTGCAGGTGGGCGACGAGGTCACCGTCGAGGTGCTCGACGTCGACATGGACCGCGAGCGGGTGTCGCTGTCGCTCAAAGCGACTCAGGAAGACCCGTGGCGCCACTTCGCCCGTACCCACGCGATCGGCCAGATCGTGCCGGGCAAGGTCACCAAGCTGGTCCCGTTCGGTGCGTTCGTCCGCGTCGAGGAGGGCATCGAGGGCCTGGTCCACATCTCCGAGCTGTCCGAGCGCCACGTCGAGGTCCCGGACCAGGTGGTCCAGGTCGGCGACGACGCGATGGTCAAGGTCATCGACATCGACCTGGATCGTCGTCGCATCTCGCTGAGCCTCAAGCAGGCCAACGAGGACTACACCGAGGAGTTCGACCCCTCGAAGTACGGCATGGCCGACAGCTACGACGATGCGGGGAACTACATCTTCCCCGAGGGCTTCGACGCCGACAGCAACGAGTGGCTCGAGGGCTTCGAGAAGCAGCGTGACGAGTGGGAGGCCCGGTACGCCGAGGCCGAACGTCGGCACAAGATGCACACCGCGCAGATGGAGAAGTTCGCTGCGGCGGACGCCGAGGCGGCCAGCCGTCCGGCGTCCAACGGTTCGACGTCGCGTGGCGACGAGCCGACCGGTGGCACCCTGGCCAGCGACGCCCAGCTCGCGGCGCTGCGCGAGAAGCTGGCCGGCAGCGCCTGATTCGTCGCGCCGACCCGTAGCACACACGGCGAACGCCCCGGCTCCTCGGAGCCGGGGCGTTCGTCGTCTCCGCCTCGACGTGTGCATGAATCGCTAATTGACAATGATTTTCATTGGCTGTTTGACTCCAGCCATGTCGATCGCGCGCGTCCTGAGCATCCTGTCCCTGTCGGCGCTGGCGGCCGGATGCGCCGCCGAGTCCGGCACCGCCGGGCCGTCCACGGCAACGTCTTCCACGGCGGCATCTTCCACGGCGGCGTCCTCCACGGCAGCACCGTCCGCCGCGCCGGTCGAGCGGGCCACGGCGACGCCCCGGTTGGCGCTCAGCTACGACGGCGGCGTGCTGGTGCTCGACGCCCGCACCCTGAAGCCCATCGCCGACGTCCCCGTGGAGGGCTTCGTCCGACTGAACTCCGCCGGTAATGGGCGGCACGTGCTGGTCTCGCAATCCGACGGGTTCGCCGTGCTCGACATGGGCACCTGGACCGCGGCGCACGGCGACCACGGTCACCACTGCACGGCCGCGCCGCAACTCACCGACATGCGCTTCGGGGGCGCCGAGCCCGGACACGTCGTCGCACACGACGGCATGGTGACGCTGTTCAGCGACGGCACGGGTGAGGTCGACGTCGTCGACCCACGGGCGCTGCTCACCGGAGACGGACGGCCCACCACGGCTCTGGTGACCGAGCCGCACCACGGCGTTGCGGTTCGGCGCGCCGACGGAACCTTGGCGGTCAGCGTCGGCGATGCCGACAGCCGAAGTGGCGCACGGATCGTCGACGGAGACGGCCGTCAGCTCGCCGTCAACGACCAGTGCCCCGGCCTGCACGGTGAGGCCGCCGCAGCCGACGGCGTGCTCACCTTCGGCTGCGAGGACGGCATCCTCGTCGTGCGCGGCACCGAGTTCCGCAAGATCGCGAGCCCCGACCCGTACGGCCGCATCGGCAATCAGGCCGGCAGTGACGTGTCGCCGGTCGTCCTCGGTGACTACAAGACCGACCGCGACGCCGAGGTGGAACGTCCTCGCCGCTTCACCCTGACCGACACCGGGACCGGCACACTGCGGGTCGTGCCGATCGACGCGAGCTACAGCTTCCGTTCGCTGGACCGCGGTCCCGACGGCGAGGTCGTCATCCTCGGCACGGACGGCTTCCTGCACGTCTTCGATCCCGTCACCGCCCAGCGCATCGGACACCACCGTGCCGTCGCGGCCTGGACCGAGCCCGACGAGTGGCAGTCGCCGATGCCCAACCTGCACGTGCAGGACGGCGTCGCCTACGTCAGCGAGCCCGGCGCCCGTCGGCTGGTGGCCCTCGACCTGACCGATGGATCGGTCGTCGCGGAGACCACCCTCGCGCAGCCGACCGTCGAACTCACCGGCGTCGAGGGCTGAGCGCCGACGCGCGCCTGCCAGACTGACCCCGTGCTGCGAATCGGTCTCTCCGGCGGAATCGGCGCCGGCAAGTCAACGGTGTCGGCGACGTTCAGCGATCTCGGGGGGATCGTCGTCGACGGTGACGTGATCGCCCGCGAGGTCGTCGAACCGGGAACCGAGGGACTGGCACGCCTGGTCGAGGCCTTCGGCGACGGCATCCTGCGGCCGGACGGCGCCCTGGACCGGCCGGCGCTGGCGGCAATCGCCTTCAGCGACGACGAGAAGCGCGCGACGCTCAACGGCATCGTGCACCCGCTGGTCGGGGCCCGGCGCGCCGAAATCATCGACGCGGCACCAGCGGACGCCGTCATCGTCGAGGACATCCCGCTGCTGGTCGAGTCCCAGATGGCCCCGATGTTCCCGCTCGTGGTGATCGTGCACGCCGACGAGGACGTCCGCATCCGCCGGCTCGTCGAGCACCGCGGCTTCTCCGAGTCCGACGCGCGGGCCCGGATCAAGGCGCAGGCCAGCGAGCAGCAGCGCCGCGACGTCGCGGACGTGTGGCTCGACAACCACGGCGACGCCGAAGACCTCCGCGCCCGGGCGCGGGCGCTGTGGCAGGACCGGATCCTCCCGTTCGCGCACAACCTCGACGCCGGCACACCGGCGGTCGGCGCGCCCGTGCTGGTCGACGCGGACCCCACGTGGCCCGACCAGGCCCGCCGCATCGTCGCCCGGCTGCAGACGGCGTGCGGCCACCACGCCGTACGCATCGACCACGTCGGCTCCACCGCGGTGCCCGGCCTGCCGGCGAAGGACGTCATCGACGTGCAGGTGACGGTCCGCGACCTCGCCGTCGCCGACGAGCTGAGCGACGCCATCGTCACCGCCGGCTACCCACGCGTCGCGGACGTCACCGCCGACACTCCGCACACCGACGACGTCGACGGCTGGACCAAGCGGTTCCACGCTTCGGCGGACCCCGGACGGCTCACGAACGTCCACCTACGCGCCGATGGCAACCCGAATCAGCGCTTCGCCCTGCTGTTCCGGGACTGGCTGCGCGCCGATCCCGACGCCCGCGCCGACTACCTGGCGTGGAAGCGCACCGTCGCCGACGCCGGACACGCCGACACCGGTGCGTACGCCGAGGCGAAGGAACCGTGGTTCGCCGAGGCCCGTCCGCGCGCCGAGGCGTGGGCACGGGCGACGGGCTGGCAACCCTGACGGGTCAGGCGGCCGGTGGGGCGGGAGCGGGCGCGGCGGGGACCGCGGGCACCGGTGCGGGCGCGTCGACCGGCTGGGTGTTGCCGGTGGGGAAGTTCGTCACCGAGCCACAGCTCAGCACGCCGTAGCCGGGGTCGTTGCGCTGCGGCGTGAAGCGGGGCGCGACGAACTGGTCGGCCTGCGCCACGATCTGGTCGTCGACGAGGATCTCGCAGTGCAGGCTCGCGCTGTAGGGCCATTGGATCGACACCTGCATGCCGGCTTGCTGCGGATCGCTCACCACGCCGGTCGCCTCGAAGGTGCGGCCCGGCACCATCGTCGGGTCGGCGGTGTTGAAGTCGGTGTCCGACAGCTTGTAGGTGATCGACGCACCGCGGGCCACGCCGTCCACCCGCGCGCGGTACACGACGTTGTGCGGGCCCGGACCCACCGGCGGCGCCGCCCCTCCGGGGGCCGGCGGCGTCGCCTCTCCGGGCACCGGTGGCGTCGCCTCGGCAGGAGCCGGCGGCGGCGTCGCGGGGTCCGCCGGCGCAGGGGGCGCGGTCAACGCCGCTCCCGCCGCCAGGACGGCCACGGCGCCGGCCGCAAGCCAGCCACGTTTGCCAGAACTCATGTCCGGAGACTTTACGCCGAGCGCCAGGTGAGGACCATGTCGTGGCCCGCCAGCCAACGCGCCAGGTCGTAGTCGTGCCGCGCCAGCCCGTCGACCGCGGCGACGGCCGTCCCCACGGCGCGCTGAGCGGTTTCCTCGTCCAGCCGGCCGTCCACCACCGCCGCCAGGAGTTCGTCGACGTCGGTGATCGCGACGTCACGACCTGTGCGGACCACCAGGTCGAGGTAGTGATCCTCGGTATGCCAGACCTCACCGGCGCGGCTGACGCGAGCGACGTCGAGGTAGTAGTCCTGGTCCCGCTCGTGACCGGGGTTGAAGTGGAACACCGACGCGCGCAGCCCCAGCGTCGGGAGCAGCCAGGACTCGAGGAAGTGGAACTGCGCCCGGCCGGGGGTGGGCCGGGCCATGTACAGACCCCAGGGCCGCACGTCGTAGACCTCGACGGTGCGTTCGATGCCCTTGGGGTCGACGTTGATCCGCCGGCCGACGTCGAAGACCTCCCGCTTGGGCGGGTGGATCCGCTGCCTCACGACCGGCGGCGGCCGAGGTCGATGGTGAACGGCCGCGTGCCCTCCGGGCGGGTCCACATGCGCAGCACGAACCCGGCGATCAGAAGCAGGACGAAACCGGTCCACAGCAGGTCCGCCGCATCGAGCCAACTGCACGGGCGCGACGGCCCCAGTCCGTCGTCGCCGCAGGTGACGCCGAGGACCTCGGCGACCCGTCCCGGACCGGGCCAGACGAGCAGGACCAGGCACCCCACGCTGACGAGCAGCAGGACCAGCCCGAGGACGCGGAGGGCGATGCGAAGCGGTTCGCGCACGGCGTCACGCTAGCGCGCCCGTCGGACGTGCGGGAATGAACTTGTCGGACTCCGCGCTTAACCTGGTGACCATGGCTTTCGCGACCGAACACCCCGTGCTTGCGCACTCCGAGTACCGCCCCGTGGATGCCATGGTGCGCTCGGGTGGCCGCTTCGAGGTCGTCAGCGAGTACGAGCCCGCCGGTGACCAGCCCGCCGCGATCGACGAGCTGGAACGCCGGGTGCGCTCGGGCGAGCGCGACGTCGTGCTGCTCGGTGCCACCGGTACCGGCAAGTCCGCGACCACGGCCTGGCTCATCGAGCGGCTGCAGCGGCCGACGCTGGTGATGGCGCCGAACAAGACGCTGGCCGCGCAGCTCGCCAACGAACTGCGAGACATGTTGCCGCACAACAGCGTCGAGTACTTCGTGTCGTACTACGACTACTACCAGCCCGAGGCGTACATCGCCCAGACCGACACGTACATCGAGAAGGACAGCTCGATCAACGACGACGTCGAGCGGCTGCGCCACTCGGCCACGTCGAGTCTGCTGTCCCGGCGCGACGTCGTCGTGGTGGCGTCGGTGTCCTGCATCTACGGCCTCGGCACGCCGCAGTCCTACATGGACCGGTCGGTGGAACTGCAGGTCGGCCAGGAGGTGCCGCGCGACGGGCTGCTGCGACTGCTGGTCGACGTGCAGTACACCCGCAACGACATGTCCTTCACCCGCGGATCCTTCCGCGTCCGGGGCGACACCGTCGAGATCATTCCGTCCTACGAGGAACTCGCGGTACGCATCGAGTTCTTCGGCGACGAGGTCGAGGCGCTGTACTACCTGCACCCGCTTACCGGCGACGTCGTGCGCAAGGTCGACTCGCTGCGGATCTTCCCCGCGACGCACTACGTGGCCGGCCCGGAGCGCATGGCGCAGGCGATCTCGAGCATCGAGCGGGAACTCGAGGAGCGGCTCGCCGAACTCGAGGGCCAGGGCAAGTTGCTCGAGGCGCAGCGGCTGCGGATGCGGACCAACTACGACCTGGAGATGATGAAGCAGGTCGGCTTCTGCTCGGGCATCGAGAACTATTCGCGTCACATCGACGGACGTGGACCCGGGACGGCGCCCGCGACGCTCATCGACTACTTCCCCGAGGACTTCCTCCTCGTCATCGACGAGTCGCACGTGACGGTGCCGCAGATCGGCGGCATGTACGAGGGCGACATGTCGCGCAAGCGCAACCTGGTCGACTTCGGATTCCGCTTGCCGTCGGCGGTCGACAACCGCCCGCTGACGTGGGAGGAGTTCGCCGACCGGATCGGGCAGACGGTGTACCTGTCGGCCACGCCGGGCCCGTACGAGCTGAGCCAGTCCGGCGGCGAGTTCGTCGAGCAGGTCATCCGTCCCACTGGGCTGGTCGACCCGCACGTCATCGTCAAGCCGACCAAGGGCCAGATCGACGACCTCATCGGCGAGATCCGCAAGCGCACCGAGCGCGACGAGCGGGTGCTGGTGACGACGCTGACCAAGAAGATGGCCGAGGACCTCACCGACTACCTGCTCGAGACCGGGATCCGGGTGCGCTACCTGCACTCGGAGGTCGACACGCTGCGACGCGTGGAACTGCTGCGGCAGCTGCGGCTCGGCGAGTACGACGTGCTGGTCGGCATCAACCTGCTGCGCGAGGGCCTCGACCTGCCCGAGGTGTCGCTGGTGGCGATCCTCGACGCCGACAAGGAGGGGTTCCTGCGGTCGCCGCGAAGCCTCATCCAGACCATCGGCCGCGCGGCCCGCAACGTGTCCGGCGAGGTGCACATGTACGCCGACACGATGACCGACTCGATGAAGCAGGCCATCGACGAGACCGAGCGCCGTCGGGCCAAGCAGATCGCGTACAACGAGGCCCACGGCATCGACCCGAAGCCGTTGCGCAAGAAGATCGCCGACATCCTCGACCAGGTGTACCGCGAGGCCGACGACTCGGAGACCGTCGAGG is from Mycolicibacterium grossiae and encodes:
- a CDS encoding alpha/beta fold hydrolase — encoded protein: MTTFVLVPGMCHGAWCFDGLAAGLRSAGHRVLGLTLTGVAERAHLLPGGVNLDTHLADTLAAIDADARDVDDLVLVGHSYGGMVITGVADRIPDRVDALVYLDAVVPIDGESCWDVVNDAERQWYVGVDDTGFGVPPLPFFDERATAHPLASVMQPLRLSGDLYRFRRRDYVYATDWPGESPLRRSYDRVRDDPRWTCHELDAKHNLMRDRPADLLRILGDVAAR
- a CDS encoding LysR family transcriptional regulator, with product MELRQLDYFVAVAEEANFTRAAEREHVAQPAVSAQIRRLERELGQPLFDRNRRAVRLTAAGEALLPHARAALRAVGDARTAVAELGDLVRGSITVGSVTAHDFDMAGLLADFHREHPLVDITLGTDDSDALVDGIRSGRLDAAILSVGTDLPVGLAAEVVTDQRIVAAVAGTHAWRRRRGIAVADLADQPVIALPVGTGIRRLLDDACAAGGVTVRVALEASTPQALADLAARGLGVAILPESAATARPELHAVVLAPPLRGRLVFAWRAAGPMSPAARVLVGMARRRLRVGGPA
- the polA gene encoding DNA polymerase I; protein product: MSPAKTATTSTAAESAAAKPTLMLLDGNSLAFRAFYALPAENFKTQGGLTTNAVYGFTAMLINLLRDEQPTHVAAAFDVSRQTFRMDKYPEYKAGRSATPDEFRGQIDITKEVLGALGITVLAEPGFEADDIIATLATQAEAEGFRVLVVTGDRDSLQLVSDDVTVLYPRKGVSELTRFTPEAVVEKYGLTPTQYPDFAALRGDPSDNLPGIPGVGEKTASKWIVEYGSLQDLVDNVDKVKGKVGDSLRANLSHVILNRELTDLVKDVPLAQTPDTLRMQPWNRDQIHRLFDDLEFRVLRDRLFETLASADPEVEAGFDVRGGVLEPGTLATWLAAHGHGDRFGMAVVGTHLAFDADATALAIVAADGEGLYLDTATLQPDDEAALASWLADPGPPKALHEAKLAMHDLEGRGWTLRGVTSDTALAAYLVRPGQRSFALDDLSVRYLRRELRAESPEQQQLSLLDDSEGVDDQAVQTLILRASAVMDLANALDEELARIDSSSLLGQMELPVQRTLAEMESAGIAVDLELLGQLQSQFGDQIRDAAEAAYEVIGKQINLGSPKQLQVVLFDELEMPKTKKTKTGYTTDADALQGLFDKTGHPFLQHLLTHRDATRLKVTVDGLLNSVASDGRIHTTFNQTIAATGRLSSTEPNLQNIPIRTEAGRQIRDAFVVGNGYAELMTADYSQIEMRIMAHLSGDQGLIEAFNTGEDLHSFVASRAFDVPIDEVNAELRRRVKAMSYGLAYGLSAYGLAAQLKISTDEAKVQMDQYFARFGGIRDYLRDVVDQARKDGYTSTVFGRRRYLPELDSSNRNVREAAERAALNAPIQGSAADIIKVAMINVDAAIKKAGLSSRVLLQVHDELLLEVADGEHDDLERLVRHEMGSAYSLDVPLEVSVGYGRSWDAAAH
- a CDS encoding trimeric intracellular cation channel family protein, with amino-acid sequence MLQHVVDYAGIAVLAASGSVVGIRKGFDLFGIATMAVLTGVGGGVLRDVLIDVDPPTSLQRWPDITLCVLVSVIATVFARTVVKLTQLVVVLDAVGMGFFATSGAAISVDHGASWFAAAVLGVVSAVAGSVIRDVVARDVPMVMGPDDMYAAPAILGSVLYVLIDHAGSQWLGVVVGSLVATLLRLAAITFHWRLPTAPRELIAHEHHLPRGAPRAEDTPQPEDTRAAARARVDADAP
- a CDS encoding PrsW family intramembrane metalloprotease → MPPVPRPYASMPLPRRLRKVGAPIGVLILMGLVTGLIVIGLTALNPIGTAIGFVLASLAIAVVVAAYLWLDRWEPEPLRLLVFAFLWGASVAVVLSLVLGLWLEAVVAPAAADDGSTSAFSVVIGAPLIEEAAKCAFLLLMLTGRRRHEMNSLTDCLVYAGLVRAGFAWLEDILYIANGESVGDALVTAALRLVMAPFAHPLFTTMFAFGVYVALQQRSAVVRLGALGTGYAAAVLLHGLWNGSSLVGFGAYLGVYVLWMVPIFGLAVGLAVYGRRREQRVVAEKLPGMVAAGLVTAGEATWLGSLRTRTAAVAEVRRRHGADAAAAVRAFAVQVTELAFVRDRLDRGFGDARVQQLLIEEAYAVHAARAAAPALRWPTPHPGLG